A genomic segment from Nitrospira sp. encodes:
- a CDS encoding putative acylhydrolase yields the protein MQPSRNVPLILCFGDSLTAGYQTPGPSRLHPEETPYGLVLQERIGNRARVEISGICGEVTGEMVLRFRADVLDRRPQTVIILGGTNDLGWNAEPAEIMRNLTKLYESARAASIVPVPVTVPSIRVEVGKDNPDAVRWFAAHIERRQRLNALIADYAVRRGVPWFDLFTATAEPGSLMLAEPYSNDGLHLTTGGYRLFGELLYEQLFAADPVFSPTWPFGRAGS from the coding sequence GTGCAACCCTCGCGCAACGTTCCCCTCATCCTCTGTTTCGGTGACAGCCTCACCGCCGGCTATCAGACGCCCGGCCCCTCGCGTCTTCATCCTGAGGAGACGCCCTATGGCCTGGTGCTGCAGGAACGGATCGGTAACCGGGCACGGGTGGAGATCAGCGGGATCTGCGGCGAGGTGACCGGTGAAATGGTCCTGCGCTTTCGCGCCGACGTGCTCGATCGCCGGCCTCAGACGGTGATCATTCTCGGCGGGACGAACGACCTGGGATGGAATGCAGAACCTGCGGAGATCATGCGGAACCTCACCAAGCTGTATGAATCGGCGAGAGCCGCCTCGATCGTTCCCGTACCCGTCACGGTACCCTCCATCCGGGTCGAGGTGGGTAAGGATAACCCCGATGCTGTTCGCTGGTTCGCCGCGCACATTGAACGGCGGCAGCGATTGAATGCATTGATCGCGGACTATGCGGTCAGAAGAGGGGTGCCCTGGTTCGATCTCTTCACAGCGACGGCCGAGCCCGGGTCGCTGATGCTTGCCGAGCCCTATTCGAACGACGGACTCCACCTGACGACGGGCGGCTATCGTCTCTTCGGCGAGCTGCTGTACGAGCAGTTGTTTGCCGCCGATCCCGTCTTCTCCCCCACATGGCCTTTCGGGCGGGCCGGTTCATGA
- a CDS encoding Thioredoxin, which yields MIREVTDRDFAREVEQALRPVLVEFWQPGCGHCRALSSELEQLQREVGQRVMILKMNVQENFQIPAELEIRSLPALALFERGEFVRFIGGIGKKDEIRKQLPLA from the coding sequence ATGATTCGAGAAGTCACCGATCGAGACTTTGCCCGCGAAGTCGAGCAGGCCTTGAGGCCGGTGCTGGTTGAGTTTTGGCAGCCTGGTTGCGGTCACTGCCGCGCGCTATCGTCGGAGTTGGAACAGTTGCAGCGTGAGGTGGGACAGAGGGTGATGATCTTGAAGATGAACGTGCAGGAGAATTTTCAGATTCCCGCCGAGTTGGAAATCAGGTCCTTGCCGGCGCTGGCCTTGTTCGAGCGAGGAGAGTTCGTGCGGTTTATCGGAGGGATCGGCAAGAAGGACGAGATCAGAAAACAATTGCCTCTTGCCTAG